TGAGTTCGACCAGGTCGCGGTAGGTGCCGACCATGTTGCCGACGACGTTCTTCTCGCCCGCGACGGCGGCCGCGGTGGGGATCCGCAGCTCGCCGCCGTACCCGACGAGATACAGGGAACCGCCTGCCGCGGTCATGTCCCAGGCGTCGTTCTCCGCGCCCTGCTCGGCGACGAAGTCGAACACGACCTCGGCACCGCGGCCGCCCGTGCTGTCCAGGACCGCGCTCACCTGGTCGCCGTCGGCCAGGACCGTGACGTCGGCGCCGAGTCCGGCGGCGAGCGCGAGCGCGGCCCGGTCCCGGTCCACCACGACGATCCTCGCGGCGGTCAGCGCGGCGAGCACCTGGATTCCGATGTGGCCGAGGCCCCCGGCGCCCTGCACGACGGCCGTGCTGCCGGGCGGCAGCAGCGGAACCGCTTTGCGCACCGCGTGGTAGGCGGTGAGGCCCGCGTCCGCCAGCGCGGCGACGTCGGCGGGGTCGGTGGCCGAGCCGAGTTTGACGCACGCCCGCGCGGTCGTGCGCAGGTATTCGGCCATGCCGCCGTCGTGGTCGGACACCCCGGGGAACGCGGCCGCCGCGCAGGCCATGTCCCGGCCCTCCCGGCAGGCCGGGCAGAGCCCGCAGGAGGGCTGCGGGTGCAGGATCACCGCGTCGCCGACCTCGAAGCCGGCGACCCCGGCGCCGACCTCGTGCACCCAGCCCGCGTTCTCGTGTCCCAGCGTGTAGGGCAGCCGCGGGCCCATCGCGTCCGCCCACTGTCCCTCGATGATGTGCAGGTCGGTCCGGCACACTCC
The nucleotide sequence above comes from Amycolatopsis sp. AA4. Encoded proteins:
- a CDS encoding NAD(P)-dependent alcohol dehydrogenase, producing MKAVRLHDYHKPPVVEEVPEPVLTGPLDVIVRIGGAGVCRTDLHIIEGQWADAMGPRLPYTLGHENAGWVHEVGAGVAGFEVGDAVILHPQPSCGLCPACREGRDMACAAAAFPGVSDHDGGMAEYLRTTARACVKLGSATDPADVAALADAGLTAYHAVRKAVPLLPPGSTAVVQGAGGLGHIGIQVLAALTAARIVVVDRDRAALALAAGLGADVTVLADGDQVSAVLDSTGGRGAEVVFDFVAEQGAENDAWDMTAAGGSLYLVGYGGELRIPTAAAVAGEKNVVGNMVGTYRDLVELMVLAEAGKVTLHTRRYPLDAAAEAFDDLALNRIRGRAILVPGT